A stretch of Zerene cesonia ecotype Mississippi chromosome 23, Zerene_cesonia_1.1, whole genome shotgun sequence DNA encodes these proteins:
- the LOC119836261 gene encoding glucose dehydrogenase [FAD, quinone]-like: MVQLHFILISALGALLMAILLMISQVINPFLSFVNFLEEGIDQYDNEPPDQDNLFVEYDFIVVGAGTAGCVIANRLTEIPDWKVLLVEAGVSENFLMDIPILANYLQFTSANWKYKTKPSDKYCTGFANHQCNWPRGKVVGGSSVLNYMIYTRGAPQDYNNWEAMGNKGWSWDEVLPYFKKIEKFNIPAHDNPDYHGYKGFLNVEHAPFQTANSKAWVEGAQELGFKYTDYNGANPAGVSFLQLSMKNGTRHSSSRAYLHPINKRNNIHLSKHSMVTKLIFDSNNKKVIGIEVEKRGKQLKILAKKEVIISAGAINSPQLLMLSGIGPRDHLETLNIPVVKDVPVGYNLMDHIAAGGVQFMVHQQHFILSTNYIIKHLDLVFSWMKTHNGPLSLPGGCEALIFMNSKDRFNGTAWPDLELLFIGGGLKSDPLLAKNFNFDKKIFSETYSPLGKNAFMIFPMLMRPKSKGRVMLQSSNPKDHPILIPNYFEYPEDLQKIVEGIKVGIEISKQPAMQRLGAKMYDVPIEECLKRGPFGSDAYFACQAQMFTFTIYHQSGTCKMGVESDPSAVVDNRLRVHGITGLRVIDASVMPEIVSSHTNAPVYMIAERGSDFIKEDWGRLS; this comes from the coding sequence ATGGTACAACTGCACTTTATTCTGATATCGGCGTTAGGGGCACTGTTAATGGCTATACTATTGATGATATCACAAGTTATTAATCCATTTTTATCGTTCGTTAATTTTCTTGAAGAAGGCATAGACCAATATGACAACGAACCACCTGACCaagataatttgtttgtagAATACGATTTCATTGTTGTTGGTGCTGGTACAGCCGGTTGTGTTATCGCTAATCGTTTAACTGAAATACCAGACTGGAAAGTACTGTTAGTAGAGGCAGGAGTCAGCGAGAACTTTCTTATGGACATCCCTATACTTGCTAACTATCTTCAATTTACGTCAGCGAATTGGAAGTATAAAACGAAACCATCTGACAAATATTGTACGGGATTCGCAAACCATCAATGCAACTGGCCTCGAGGAAAAGTTGTAGGAGGATCGAGCGTACTTAACTATATGATTTACACAAGAGGTGCACCACAGGACTACAATAATTGGGAAGCAATGGGTAACAAGGGTTGGAGTTGGGATGAGGTGTTACCATACTTTAAGAAAATTGAAAAGTTTAATATCCCTGCTCATGACAATCCTGATTACCATGGATATAAAGGCTTCTTAAATGTGGAGCATGCCCCATTTCAAACTGCAAACTCTAAAGCATGGGTGGAAGGCGCTCAAGAATTAGGATTCAAGTACACTGATTACAATGGAGCCAATCCAGCCGGAGTTTCTTTCTTGCAATTGTCAATGAAAAATGGAACCCGACACAGTTCAAGTAGAGCGTACTTACAtccaattaataaaagaaataatattcacCTCTCAAAACATAGTATGGTAACAAAACTTATTTTCGATTCAAATAATAAGAAGGTTATCGGAATAGAAGTTGAAAAACGGGGAAAGCAACTGAAAATTCTAGCTAAAAAAGAAGTTATAATTTCTGCGGGTGCAATTAATTCACCACAACTTTTGATGCTGTCAGGCATAGGGCCAAGAGATCATTTGGAGACACTTAACATACCTGTAGTGAAAGACGTGCCAGTCGGTTACAATTTGATGGACCACATCGCTGCCGGTGGAGTACAATTTATGGTTCATCAGCAACACTTTATTTTGTCCactaattacattattaaacacTTAGATTTGGTGTTCAGTTGGATGAAAACACACAATGGACCTTTATCTTTACCAGGTGGTTGTGaagctttaatttttatgaactcAAAAGATAGATTTAACGGAACAGCTTGGCCGGATCTGGAGTTACTTTTCATTGGTGGTGGATTAAAGTCCGATCCCTTACTAGCGAAAAACTTCaatttcgataaaaaaatattctcagAAACGTATAGTCCGTTAGGAAAAAATGCTTTCATGATATTTCCTATGTTAATGCGACCAAAATCGAAAGGTAGAGTAATGCTACAAAGTTCAAATCCAAAAGACCACCCTATTTTGATaccaaattattttgaatatccAGAGGATTTACAAAAGATAGTTGAAGGAATAAAAGTTGGTATAGAAATTTCTAAACAGCCAGCCATGCAAAGACTTGGAGCAAAAATGTATGACGTACCAATTGAAGAATGTCTTAAGCGTGGACCTTTTGGTAGTGATGCTTACTTTGCTTGTCAAGCCCAGATGTTTACATTTACTATATACCATCAGAGTGGAACTTGCAAAATGGGTGTGGAAAGTGATCCGTCAGCTGTGGTAGACAACAGACTACGAGTACATGGGATTACGGGACTTAGAGTTATAGACGCTAGTGTAATGCCCGAAATAGTATCAAGTCATACGAATGCCCCAGTGTACATGATAGCAGAACGGGGTTCGGACTTCATTAAAGAGGATTGGGGTCGTTTGAGctaa